A part of Aegilops tauschii subsp. strangulata cultivar AL8/78 chromosome 2, Aet v6.0, whole genome shotgun sequence genomic DNA contains:
- the LOC109780598 gene encoding uncharacterized protein has translation MHDTGLSARTAGASSSSPATNAGDDVDESKTRKAQPAFVAAAYARLHSPYYAAASAALLLLALAAAAFLAGRAFPRTDCPPLRLDARFLSLPDAAAASDFGSLGVPSCRSKTGKTVEWTSKDLLNGLEEFVPIYQTRPIKNNMHGMRFDHSFGLWFMARWLKPDLMIESGAFKGHSTWVLRQAMPNTRIISLTPRHPEKYLKKGPAYVDGNCTYLAGKDFIDFGSVDWEKLLMKHGISDPSKVLVFFDDHQSELKRLKQAHKAGFRHLIFEDNYDTGTGDHYSLRQICDQSHIRGGGHSCFWDSDEARLRSERMKFWGKAVDIDELCGKDDAWWGVRGYMRDNFNHSNEAISHKEHFQNSRLVESVLDLYWELPPVAGPSLTHQTRYDPARASDPIIEDGRHGLFQRIGLSRLDASVFNGYTQMAYVQISGTMLRREDE, from the exons ATGCACGACACGGGCCTCTCCGCCCGCACTGCCGGTGCTTCCTCGTCGTCACCGGCCACCAACGCCGGCGACGACGTCGACGAGTCCAAGACCCGGAAGGCGCAGCCtgccttcgtcgccgcggcctACGCCCGGCTCCACTCCCCTTACTATGCGGCCGCCTCCGCAGCCCTTCTCCTCCTCGCCCTCGCCGCCGCTGCCTTCCTCGCCGGCCGAGCTTTCCCCCGGACCGACTGCCCGCCGCTGCGCCTCGACGCGCGCTTCCTCTCCCTCCCTGACGCCGCCGCGGCCTCCGACTTCGGATCCCTCGGCGTCCCCTCGT GCAGATCCAAAACTGGGAAGACAGTGGAGTGGACTTCGAAAGATTTACTTAATGGACTGGAAGAATTTGTGCCAATCTATCAGACACGCCCTATCAAGAATAACATGCATGGAATGAGATTTGACCACAGTTTTGGGCTTTGGTTTATGGCTCGATGGCTTAAGCCAGACCTGATGATTGAGAGTGGCGCATTCAAGGGGCACTCAACTTGGGTTTTGCGTCAGGCCATGCCAAACACTAGGATTATATCTCTCACACCCAGACACCCTGAGAAATATCTTAAGAAGGGACCTGCGTATGTTGATGGAAACTGCACTTATTTGGCTGGGAAGGATTTTATTGACTTTGGAAGTGTCGATTGGGAAAAACTGTTGATGAAGCATGGCATTTCTGATCCCAGCAAGGTGCTTGTTTTCTTTGATGACCACCAAAGTGAGCTGAAGAG GTTAAAGCAGGCACACAAAGCTGGATTCCGGCATCTCATATTTGAGGACAACTATGACACTGGTACAGGCGACCATTATTCCTTGAGACAGATATGTGATCAATCACACATCAGAG GTGGTGGACATAGCTGCTTCTGGGACAGTGACGAAGCAAGATTAAGGTCGGAACGAATGAAGTTTTGGGGGAAGGCTGTGGACATAGATGAACTATGTGGAAAGGATGATGCATGGTGGGGAGTCAGAGGTTACATGCGTGACAATTTCAACCATAGCAATGAGGCCATCTCACACAAAGAGCATTTCCAGAACAGCAGGCTTGTTGAATCTGTGTTGGATCTGTATTGGGAACTACCTCCTGTTGCTGGTCCGTCCTTAACTCATCAGACAAGATATGACCCAGCCCGCGCATCTGATCCCATCATTGAAGATGGACGCCATGGCTTGTTTCAAAGAATTGGCCTGAGTAGATTGGACGCTTCAGTGTTCAACGGTTACACTCAGATGGCATACGTTCAGATATCAGGCACAATGCTCAGAAGAGAGGATGAGTAA